Sequence from the Streptomyces sp. R33 genome:
GTACGGGTGGTGACGGCGGGCGAGTCGCTGTTGGCGCCTTCGGTGGCGCGGCGGCTGATCGAGGAGTACACGGCGGCGACGGCGCGGCCGGCGACGGCCGGGGCGCTCCCCGCGCAGCGGCTGGAGGTGCTGACCGCGCGGGAGCGGGAGACGCTGCTGCATCTGGGGCGGGGGCTGTCGAATGCGGAGATCGCTGCCGCGCTGGTGGTGAGTGAGCACACGGTGAAGTCGCATGTGGGTCATGTGCTGGCGAAGCTGGGGCTGCGGGACCGGATCCAGGCGGTGATCTGCGCGTACGAGACGGGCCTGATCTCGGCCGGGAGCGGGGCCGCAGCCGCGGCTGGCTCTGGGGTATCTCCCTCCGGGGAGTGAGAAGCCGGTGGTCGGATCCCTCTCGCCGGTGAGTTGTCGTACCGGCGAAGACCCCTCTCTGTGGTGATCCGCGAACACCCCTGTGACCTGCAGCATTGAGTCATCGGGCCGCCGGGGCCCGGATGGTTCACAGGGGGGTTCCCACCATGAAGGTCCGTACGCGCACACTGATCGCCGCTGCTCTGGTCCTGGGCGTTGCGGCCGGACCGGCCGTCGCCCGGGCGGCCCCGGCGCCCGGGCCGGTGACTCCGCCGGTGGTGGCTGAGCCGGCGTCCCCGGGCGTCACGGCGCCGCCCCTCTACACGACCCCGCCCGACGCGGCGGCGCTGCGGAAGGCGATCTCCGGCGTAGGGCCGGACAGCAAGGATGCGACGGCCGCCCTGGTCCGGGTGGGCGGTACGAGCGGCCGCTGGGCGGGCAGTTCCGGCGTCGCCGATGTCCGCACCGGACGCAAGGCCGTCGACGGCGCCCGGTTCCGGGCGGGCTCCGTGACCAAGACCTTCACCGCGGCGGTGGTGCTACAGCTGGCCGCCGAGGGCAAGGTCGATCTGGACAAGCCGGTGCAGCAGTACCTGCCGGGGCTGTTGCCGGCCGGCCCGAAGGGTTTCGAGCCCATCAGCGTGCGGCAGTTGCTGAACTACACGAGCGGCATCCGGCCCGCCGAGGGCCCGGGGGACTCGTTCGAAGCGCAGTACGCCCACCGGTTCGACGTGGTCGACCCGCATGCGCTGATCGCCGAAGCAGTGGCGAAGGGGCCCGAGTTCCGGCCGGGCGAGAAGCAGCACTACCTCAACATCGACTACACGGTCCTGGGCGTGCTGATCGAGAAGCTGACGGGGACTACGTACGAGCAGGCCCTGTCCGCCCGGATCCTCAAACCGCTGGGTCTGCACCACACTTCGGTTCCGTCGCGTCGGGAGAACCGGATACCGGGCCCGCACCACCACGGCTACCAGGCGGTGCAGAAGGCCGGCGGCGTGACCTCGCTGGTCGACGTGACCGAGTGGAACTCCTCGTCCAACTGGGCCGCCGGGGACCTGATATCGACCACGGCGGACCTGGAGAAGTTCACCGAGGCCCTGTTCGGCGGCCGGGTGGTGCCGAAGGCGCAACTGGAGGAGATGTTCACCGTGCCTGCGGTGTCGGACTTCGAGTCCGGCGAGGAGGCCGTGCAGACCGCGGGGATGAAGCGGTTCGTGCTGCCGGACGGCACCGTGGTCTACGGCAAGACGGGCTCCCGGTACGGCTACAGCACCGTGATCGGCGGGGCGCGCGATCTCTCGCGCACCCTCGTCTACTCCGTCAACTCCACCGACGCCAAGGGCCGGGACATGAACGGGGTGGCCTATGGGATCGTCGCGGCGGCCTTCGCCCGGTAGCCGTCGGGCCCGGGCGACAGGGCCTCGAGGCGCTTGATCATGCGGTGGAGCACCAGCAGGGGTACGACCCCGAAGACGCCGAACGACATGTCGATGACGCTCCACCCGAAGGGGATGCCCCGGATGGGGCCGCAGATCAGGGCCAGGGGGATCACGCCGGCGCAGGCGATCATGCCGGCTTCGACGATCCAGATGTTGCGAACGGGGTCGCGGTGGACCCCGTAGAAGAAGACCGCGATCACCAGGTGGGCGAAGGCGAGCCAGTCGGTGCCGTAAAGGAGGAAGGGATAGTCCGCGTCGGCTCGGTCCAGCCCTTCTCCCACTCGCCGCAGCCATGCGTGGGACACGAGGGAGTTGGCCCAGTGCAATTCGCTGACCAGGGGGAAGGCGGTGAGGCCACTGAGCACGAGACAGACGATGAACAGGACCAGCCAGGCACGGATCCGCCGCTGAAGGGCGCTTCTCTCGCTCATGGAAGGAAGCGTACGCCGATTTCTGAACGCGTTCAGCCAAATCTCTGAACGCGTTCAGTTCTGTGGCGGGACCGTGATCATTCGGCTCCGCCCGGCACTCAGAGACCGACGATGGCGTTCCAGCGCTGGGCGAGGGAGCGGCGCTCGGCCGACGAGATGTCCCGGGCCACGACGAGCCGCTTGCGCATCTCCCCGTCCGGGAAGATCAGCGGGTTCTCGGCGAGTTCGGCGGTCTCCTTGTCCTCGGAAGCGGCCAGCACCTCTCGGGCGGCCGGGACGGGGCAGACGTAGTTGACGGCGGCGGCGAGCTCGGCGGCCACCTCCGGGGTGTAGTAGTAGTCGACCAGCGCCTCGGCGTTGGCCTTGTGGCGGGCCAGGTTGGGGACGAGCAGGCTCTCCGCCCAGAGCTCGGCGCCCTCCTCCGGGACCACGAACTCGATGTCGGGGTTGTCCGCCTGGAGCTGGATGGCATCGCCGGAGTACGCCTGGCAGGCCAGGACGTCGCCCTTGCTCAGATCGGAGGTGTAGTCGTTGCCGGTGAAGCGGCGGATGTGCTTCTTCTTCACCATGCTCTCCACCTGGTCGCACATCCGGTGGAAGTCGGACTCGGTCCACCGGGTGACGTCCACGCCGTCGCCCTGCATCAGCAGGGCGAAGGACTCGTCCAGACCCGAGAAGAGGGTGACCTTGCCCGCCAGGTCCGGGTGCCACAGGTCGCCCACGGACTTGATCTCCCGGCCGAGCGCCTTGCGGTTGTAGGCGATGCCGGTGATCCCCGACTGCCACGGGACGGTGTGCAGGCGGCCCTCGTCGAAGGCGGGGGACTGCAGCTGCGGGTCCAGGTGGGCGGCCACGTTGGGCTGCGCCGACCGGTCCATCTTCTGGGTCCAGCCCAGGTGGACGAAGCGGGCGGCCATCCAGTCGCTGACCACCACCAGGTCGTGACCGGTCTCCTGGTGGTTCATCAGGGCCGGGCTGACCTTGCCGAAGAACTCGTCGTTGTCGTTGATCTCCTCGGTGTACCGGACCTCGATGCCGGTCTTCTCCGAGAAGGCGTCCAGCGTGGGACGGCGCTCCTCGTCCTCGTCGTCGGTGTCGATGTACAGCGGCCAGTTGGAGAAGACGACCTTCTTGTCCCGGTCGGAGCGGTCCGTGCCTCCCCGGCGGTCCTCGGGAACGTAGGCGGCGGGCACACCGCAGCCGGCGAGGGCCGCGAACAGGCCGACGGCACCGAGGCCGCGCAGTGCCGCGCGGCGGGAGAAGGCGAGTTCAGGCATGGGCAAAGCCTCGGGGAACAGAAGGGGGCGGGCAATAGACACATTGTCTACTGCCCGCCCTCTCAAGCTCCTTCGGTGATCGATGCGATCTCCGTGGAGAACGATCAGCCGTCGAGCGAGGTCATCACGTGCTTGATGCGGGTGTAGTCCTCGAAGCCGTAGGCGGAGAGATCCTTGCCGTAACCGGACTTCTTGAAGCCGCCGTGGGGCATCTCGGCGACGAGCGGGATGTGGGTGTTGATCCACACACAGCCGAAGTCGAGGTTCTTGGACATCCGCATCGCGCGGCCGTGGTCCTTGGTCCACACGGAGGAGGCGAGGGCGAACTCGACGCCGTTCGCGAACTGCAGGGCCTGGGCCTCGTCCGTGAAGGACTGGACGGTGATGACGGGGCCGAAGACCTCGTTCTGGATGATCTCGTCGTCCTGCTTGAGGCCCGAGACCACGGTCGGGGCGTAGAAGTAGCCCTTCTCGCCGACCTGGTGGCCGCCCGCCTCGACCTTGGCGTGCGCCGGGAGGCGCTCGATGAAGCCCGCGACCTGCTTGAGCTGGTTCGGGTTGTTCAGCGGGCCGTAGAGCACGTCCTCGTCGTCCGGCTGACCGGTCTTGGTGTCGGCCGCGGCCTTGGCGAGGGCGCTCACGAACTCGTCGTGGATGGACTCGTGGACGAGCACGCGGGTCGCGGCGGTGCAGTCCTGGCCGGCGTTGAAGTAGCCGGCGACGGCGATGTCCTCGACGGCCTTCGGGATGTCGGCGTCCTCGAAGACCACGACCGGGGCCTTGCCGCCGAGCTCGAGGTGGACGCGCTTGACGTCCTTCGAGGCGCTCTCGGCGACCTGCATGCCCGCGCGCACCGAGCCGGTGATGGAGGCCATCGCCGGGGTGGAGTGCTCGACCATGGCCTTGCCGGTCTCACGGTCGCCACAGATGACGTTGAAGACGCCCTTGGGCAGGATCGAGTCGATGATCTCGGCCATCAGGACGGTGGAGGCCGGGGTGGTGTCCGAGGGCTTGAGGACCACGGTGTTGCCCGCGGCGATGGCCGGGGCGAACTTCCACACGGCCATCATCATCGGGTAGTTCCAGGGCGCGACCTGGGCGCATACGCCGACCGGCTCGCGGCGGATGATCGAGGTCATCCCGTCCATGTACTCGCCGGCCGAGCGGCCCTCGAGCAGGCGGGCCGCACCCGCGAAGAAGCGGATCTGGTCCACCATCGGCGGCAGCTCCTCGCTGGCCGTGAGGCCCAGCGGCTTGCCGGTGTTCTCCGACTCGGCGGCCACGAGCTCCTCCGCGCGCGCCTCGAAGGCGTCCGCGATCTTGAGCAGGGCCTTCTGCCGCTCGGAGGGGGTGGTGTCCCGCCAGCCCGGGAAGGCGGCCGCGGCAGCGGCCATGGCGGCGTCGACGTCAGCCTGGCCGGAGAGCGGGGCGGTGGCGTACACCTCGCCGGTGGCGGGGTTGACCACCTCGGTGGTCCGCCCGTCGGCGGCGTCCTTGAACTCTCCGCCGATGTAGTTGCGCAGACGACGCAGTTCGGTGG
This genomic interval carries:
- a CDS encoding response regulator transcription factor, with amino-acid sequence MTIRVVVADDQELVRSGFAMILDAQEDIEVVAEAGDGAAAVAAVRELKPDVALLDIRMPVLDGIEACRAISAGTPCRTVMLTTFDSDDYVYEALHAGASGFLLKDVRRDDLVHAVRVVTAGESLLAPSVARRLIEEYTAATARPATAGALPAQRLEVLTARERETLLHLGRGLSNAEIAAALVVSEHTVKSHVGHVLAKLGLRDRIQAVICAYETGLISAGSGAAAAAGSGVSPSGE
- a CDS encoding serine hydrolase; its protein translation is MKVRTRTLIAAALVLGVAAGPAVARAAPAPGPVTPPVVAEPASPGVTAPPLYTTPPDAAALRKAISGVGPDSKDATAALVRVGGTSGRWAGSSGVADVRTGRKAVDGARFRAGSVTKTFTAAVVLQLAAEGKVDLDKPVQQYLPGLLPAGPKGFEPISVRQLLNYTSGIRPAEGPGDSFEAQYAHRFDVVDPHALIAEAVAKGPEFRPGEKQHYLNIDYTVLGVLIEKLTGTTYEQALSARILKPLGLHHTSVPSRRENRIPGPHHHGYQAVQKAGGVTSLVDVTEWNSSSNWAAGDLISTTADLEKFTEALFGGRVVPKAQLEEMFTVPAVSDFESGEEAVQTAGMKRFVLPDGTVVYGKTGSRYGYSTVIGGARDLSRTLVYSVNSTDAKGRDMNGVAYGIVAAAFAR
- a CDS encoding PotD/PotF family extracellular solute-binding protein codes for the protein MPELAFSRRAALRGLGAVGLFAALAGCGVPAAYVPEDRRGGTDRSDRDKKVVFSNWPLYIDTDDEDEERRPTLDAFSEKTGIEVRYTEEINDNDEFFGKVSPALMNHQETGHDLVVVSDWMAARFVHLGWTQKMDRSAQPNVAAHLDPQLQSPAFDEGRLHTVPWQSGITGIAYNRKALGREIKSVGDLWHPDLAGKVTLFSGLDESFALLMQGDGVDVTRWTESDFHRMCDQVESMVKKKHIRRFTGNDYTSDLSKGDVLACQAYSGDAIQLQADNPDIEFVVPEEGAELWAESLLVPNLARHKANAEALVDYYYTPEVAAELAAAVNYVCPVPAAREVLAASEDKETAELAENPLIFPDGEMRKRLVVARDISSAERRSLAQRWNAIVGL
- a CDS encoding gamma-aminobutyraldehyde dehydrogenase → MTTELRRLRNYIGGEFKDAADGRTTEVVNPATGEVYATAPLSGQADVDAAMAAAAAAFPGWRDTTPSERQKALLKIADAFEARAEELVAAESENTGKPLGLTASEELPPMVDQIRFFAGAARLLEGRSAGEYMDGMTSIIRREPVGVCAQVAPWNYPMMMAVWKFAPAIAAGNTVVLKPSDTTPASTVLMAEIIDSILPKGVFNVICGDRETGKAMVEHSTPAMASITGSVRAGMQVAESASKDVKRVHLELGGKAPVVVFEDADIPKAVEDIAVAGYFNAGQDCTAATRVLVHESIHDEFVSALAKAAADTKTGQPDDEDVLYGPLNNPNQLKQVAGFIERLPAHAKVEAGGHQVGEKGYFYAPTVVSGLKQDDEIIQNEVFGPVITVQSFTDEAQALQFANGVEFALASSVWTKDHGRAMRMSKNLDFGCVWINTHIPLVAEMPHGGFKKSGYGKDLSAYGFEDYTRIKHVMTSLDG